The DNA sequence AGCAGCTTGAAAAAAAGCATTTTCGCCTTTCATTAAAATATCTCTTAATACAGGAGTATTAATGAAGCTTAAGTATCCAGCTAGAAATATTGTTCCTAAAGTTGCAGTCAACAATATGAGATTCAAAAAACTGCTTTTTCTTTTTCTCTCTAAAGATTTTAAAAAAACCTTTATAACATAACGATCATTTTCTTTTCTTAATAATGGAATTAAATTAAGTTTTAAAAGTTCTTTAGAAGCTTTTTTAAAGTTTTCTTTAGTTACTTCAGGTGAAATAACAAAATTTGGTATTCCTCTATCATCTATATAAGCATCTAAAACATTAAATCTAGATGACATTAAAGCTTTTAATTCATAAAACGAAAGATGAAAAGATGCTCCTGACTGATTAAAATTCATTCTACATCATCTCTTTATTTAAGGAGAAAGCTTTCACATATTTATTAATTTTTTCCATAAAGTTATTAATATTAAAATTAAAAATTTTTTAATGAGTTTTAAGAAAAAATAAAGTTATAAAAAGATTTAATGAAGATGGGATTTGAATAAAATGGTTACATTGCAAAAGTTTAGTATTAGAAGATTTAACCCAAATGATTTAGAGTCTGTAATTGAAATAAACAGAAGTTGCCTTCCAGAAAATTATACAACTAACTTTTTTATGGATATTTATAGGAATTGCCCTGAAGCTTTTTTAGTAGCTGAAGTTGAAAACAAAATTGTTGGATATATTATGTGCAGATTAGAGCACGGCTTCTCAGATTTCAACAGATTTAAACTTGTTAAAAAAGGACATATTGTTTCAATTGCTGTTCTTAATGATTATAGACGAAAGGGTATAGGAGCATCTTTAATCGCTCAAGCTTTAAAAGAGCTTAGTAACGTTCAAGCTAAAGAATGTTATCTAGAAGTAAGAGTTTCTAATGAAGCTGGAATAAATCTTTATAGAAAGTTTGGTTTTGAAGTTACTCAAAGAATCCCTTATTATTATCATGATGGTGAAGATGCTTATGTAATGTCTAGAAGACTTTAAGCTTTAATTTCATGGTAAGTTACAGGTTTAAATTTTAATGATTGAATATGAAGAGAAAGTTTATTTATTAATTCTTCCTCAGTTACATTTAATGAATAAAGCCAAGCTTCAAGTTGTTTTTGAATAGAAATCACATTAATATTCTTTTCTGTTAGTATTTCCCATTCATCTTTAGAGTTTTCATAATTCCATTTTGGAAGAAGAAATTTATTTATTTTCATTTTTCTAGCTTTTAAAGCTGCAAGAAATTTTCCTGCTCCTCTCCATCCAACCCCTCCAACAGGGCCAACGTTTCCTTTAATATCACCTTTTCCAGTCATAACTACAGTTGGTTCAACTTTTATTTGAGCTAATTCTGAAATTGCTGCTACACTAAATGCGACTCCTAAACTTGGGCCACTAACACCTAGTCCTGAGGCTCCTTCTAATGGACTAACAACTTCAAATACAAAATCGAATTTAGAAATATCCTCACCGGTTTTTTCTCTAACATATTTCTTAATGTATTCAACCACATTTGTAGCACTTTCAATTACACTTGTATCTTCAATAACTGTTGGACCAACAATTGTTGATTTAGAAGCCCCAGTTACGATGGTTTTTCCATCACCATTAGGATTTATTATACATTCAACTATAAGTATTATTCCTCTCCTTCCTGTTGGATCCGTCCCAAGTCCATAAGACACACCAGTTTCAGGTTCTTCAAAAATGGCACTTTCTTGAACATCCATTAATTCTTTATCAATATCTTGTTCAAGTTGTTGAGCAGCTTTTTCAAAATGATAAAGTTTCACTTTATAGTTTTCGCCAGTTAACTCAATAGAATTTTTAATTAATTCTTCCTCACTTAAATTTAATACTTCACAAAGCCTTTTTATATCATCATGAAACATTTTTAAAACTTTACTTTTATGAGTTTCATCCCCTTTTTTAAGTTCCCAAGCAGCAATAATTTCTTGCGTTCTTAATCTATTAGCAGATCTTATTATTTCTGCTACAACTCTTGGAGAAACAATCCTATACTTCTTTATTATTTTTAATACACCATCAATAGTAACTTCTGGATCTAAATGCTCAATATAATGCTTTAAATGAATTCTAATTATATCTTTTCTTTCAGCATCATTTCTTGGTAATGGAACCTCTATAATGTTTGGTTCAAAACGATTTAAAACCGCTTCATCAACTGCTTCAAGCCTATTTGTTGCTGCTATAACAATAACGTTTTCAAGAGGTTGTAAACCATCAAGCTCCGTTAATATTTGAGCAGTTATTCTATCACCTACTGGATCCCCCTTACGTTTTCCAGCTATTATATCAAATTCATCAAAGAAAATTATGCTTGGAGCAGCTTTTCTAGCTATCGCAAATAGATCTCTCACATTTTTCTCCGGTTCACCAACCCATTTAGCATTAATAAGAAGCTGAGCAGCTGGAGCATAAAAAAATTCAGCTCCATTCTCTCTAGCTATAGCTTTAGAAATATGAGTTTTACCGCAACCAGGTTCACCCCAAAGAATAAACCCTTTAGGCGGTATCCAACCAAATTTATTTACAAGTTCAGGTCTTAAACTTAAAGAAATAGTTTTAAAAATTTTCTCTTTTATACCGAATAAGCCTCCAACATCATCATAAGTTATTGAAGGCTTTATTTTAAGAACCGCACTCATAACTTCAGTGCTTTTCTCTTGTTCAACGTAACCTCTAAGTTCTCTAGCTACAGCTTCAAAATCTTCTATTGAAACTTTATATTTAACATCGCTTTTTTGAGTTAATTTTCTTTCCAGCCTTTCAAAAAGACTTTTTCTAATTGGAGCTATTTTCTTTTCCCTAACTTTATTACATGCATCAATTATATCAAAAGGAGTTAATTGTGTTTGCCTATAAATGCTTACTCCCTTCTCTAAAGTTATCATAACTTCTTCAGGATTTAAATAGTCCCACCCATGACTTTTAAGTTCTGAACTTAAAATAGCTAAAAGCATTTCCCTAGTTATATTTTGGTCTAAATCTATTGTAAAAGCTCTTCTTCTTATGTCTTCCCTAATTGATTCATACATGTTTGTAGCAGCTATTAAAATTGTTCTTGTTGATGTATCTAAAAGCCTTCTTAAATTGTTTATAAAAAGGCTTTGAACTCTTAAATCTTCCATCTCAGCTACTCTAGCTGCTTTAGCAGTATCAATTTTTTTACCGAAACTTTCAAATTCATCTATAAAGATTATGCTTGGTGTATTAAAAGCTTTATCAAAAATCGCCATTAAGTTTCTAGCTGATTGACCATAAAGAGGATCAAAAACTTCAGGTCCTTTAACAAAAATTGGTTGAACATTTACACAGTTTCTTATTCCATGCATAACGCCTTCCCTAATGCATACTTCTGCTAACAAAGATTTTCCAGTTCCACTTGCACCTTTAAGAATAAAAAATTTTGGTGGGGGAGCATCTTTAAGCAATTCCCTTATATATTTATCTTGAACAACATGAAAGCTTATGCTAGACATTATAAGTTCATATTCTTTATCTCTTCCAACAAGCTTCTCTCTTTTCGCAGGATAATTTTTGTCAAGCTCCTTCATTAATTTCTGAAGTTTTCTTGGAGTTAACTTTGCATTTTTCCATCTTCTATATTCTTTAGTAGTGACATATAACGGAAAACTTAGTAAAAAGCTGAGTTTAGAGTGGCGAATCCACCAAGGTTTAAACTCTTCATTATTATTCTTCTTCATCAATAAGTTCATACCATTCCCTCTTTTTAGCTATTCCATAAATTATTCCAGTTAAGATAACGGGGATAATAGGTAAAAGTAAGGAGAGTAACGAAATACGAATAGGTAATTTTTTTCCAGTTAAAAATTGAAAAATAGCATTGCTAAAACTGAAAATTAAAGCTTCAAGTTCGACAATTGCAAAAGTTATTAAAAAACCGTAAAATAAAACTTTTATAAGCATCGCTATAGAATCTTTCTTAACCCATCTATCTCTTTTTTTAATTTCCATATCTTTAATGTTAAGAACGCCTACGAGAATAAATAATGTTAATATAATAGCATATGAAATAAATACTATTAAAGGAAAAAAGTTAAACATAAAATTCCCGTGTAAATTTATTGTTTTTATTCCTCAAAAATGTTTCGTTTCAATGGTTAATTAAAATGGTTAAACGTAAAGAGTGTAAAATTTGCGGTAAAAAAAGTGAATTAATTTCAAGCGCTCTTAATCTTTGCGTTAATTGTATTAAAGAAAAACCTGAAGAGACTAAACCTTTAATATTAAAAACTCATGAAATTATAAGGGCTTTTTATAATTTTCCTTCAACACCTCCTAAATCATCAAGTGGAATTCAATGCGATTTATGCGCTAATGAATGCGTAATTGGAGTTGGCGAAAAAAGTTATTGTGGTTTAAGAACAAATGTAAATGGGAAATTAGTTTCTTTATCTAATACTAATAAAGCAGTTTTACATTGGTATCCTGATCCTCATGTTACAAACTGTTGCAGTGCATGGTTTTGCCCAGCTGGAACAGGTACAGGATACCCAAAGTTTGCTTATACTAAGGGACCGGAGTTAGGGTACAAAAATTTAGCTGTATTCTTTTATGGATGCAATTTTGATTGTTTATTTTGTCAAAATGCTTCCCATAAAAATATAGATTTTGCTACAACAGCATCTTTAGAGGAAATGAGTGAAATAGTTAAAAACGATAAAAAATACTCGTGTATATGTTTTTTCGGTGGTTCACCAGAACCTCAACTTCCATTTGCTCTAGCTTTTTCAAAAAAAGTTATTGAGGAAAATCCTGATAGAATAATTAGAATTTGTTTTGAATGGAATGGGTGCGGAAATAAACTTTTAGTAAAAGAAGCTGCTGAAATAGCTTTTAAAAGTGGAGGAAACATTAAGTTTGATTTAAAATGTTTTAATGAAAATTTAAGTTTAGCTTTAAGCGGTGTTTCAAATAAAAGAGCTTATGAAAATTTTGAGCTTATAGCCAGAGAGTTTTATCATGAAAGAAAAAATTTACCGGTTTTAACAGCTACAACACTTTTGGTTCCAGGTTATGTTGATGAAGAAGAAGTAAAAAACATTTCAGAATTTATTTCAAGTTTAAACCCTGAAATTCCATATTCACTTTTAGTTTTTCATCCAGATTTCATGATGCAAGATCTCCCAATAACCCCAAAAATCCAAGCAGTAAACTGTTATAAAACCGCTAAAAAGTTTTTAAAAAATGTTTATATAGGGAATATCCATTTGCTTGGCGGTCTACAGTCCATAGAATACTAAAACATAATAAGTTTTTCAAAACTGCTAGAAAAAAAGTTAATTATCTAGTTTAGTAACTAAAAACAATATTATGACCAGGATAGAAAGCTTTAAATAATTAGTTTATGAGATAAATATTCTTGATTTTTCACCGTTAAATTTATTTTGATTCAATTTAATAATAATACTTTAAAGGTGTTTTAATAATTGGAGGAAAAAATTCAAACATTCAGGTTAATAACAAATAATTTTTTTACAAGAAGTTTATTAAAAAGTATCTCAAGTTATTGCGAAAAAGATGAAAAAAATAGATTAGAAGTTGGTTTAGAGCTTTATTCTGGAATTAGAAATGATGCGTGTTTAAAGTGTAAAATTGCGGAGAAATTTTTAAATTTAATTTTGAAGATTGGAAGAAACGCATTTAATGTTTCAGAAGAAGAAATGAAAAGGACTTTTGCTGATACTTATTGGAGGAGGGGATTAAGCAGTGTAGTTAAAGGATTAGGGTTATTTGGTGTTACGAAACCATTTACTCCAGGAGCACCATTTCAAGTAGTTTGGGAAATAACTAGTGCTTGTAATTTAAAATGTAAACATTGCTCAGCTAATGCTGGAGTTGGATCAAACGAGTTAAACACGGAGGAAGCTTTAAAAGCGATAGATGAACTTGATAAATTTGGTATAACAATTTTAGCTTTTTCAGGTGGAGAACCGCTTATTCGAAAAGATTTTTTAAAATTAGCTAAATATGCAGCTGATAAAGGAATATATGTGGCTGTAGCTACAAATGCCACATTAATAACAAGAGAGAAGGCAAAAGAAATGAAGGAAGCTGGAATAGAATATGTACAAATAAGTCTTGATGGAGCAACTCCTGAAACTCATGATTCATTTAGAGGTGCCCCAGGAACATTCAACAGAACTATTGAAGGAATTAAAAATGTTGTGGCTGAAGATTTTTTCGTTAATGTTTCAACCACTGTAACTAAATTGAATTATAGAGAAGTCCCTAAAATCTTAGATTTATGCGAGAAACTTGGTGTAGACTGGTTTATGGCTTATAATTTTATCCCAACTGGAAGAGGAGTGAATATTTCAGAGTTAGATTTAACACCTGAA is a window from the Candidatus Bathyarchaeota archaeon genome containing:
- the rimI gene encoding ribosomal protein S18-alanine N-acetyltransferase; protein product: MVTLQKFSIRRFNPNDLESVIEINRSCLPENYTTNFFMDIYRNCPEAFLVAEVENKIVGYIMCRLEHGFSDFNRFKLVKKGHIVSIAVLNDYRRKGIGASLIAQALKELSNVQAKECYLEVRVSNEAGINLYRKFGFEVTQRIPYYYHDGEDAYVMSRRL
- a CDS encoding AAA family ATPase; protein product: MNLLMKKNNNEEFKPWWIRHSKLSFLLSFPLYVTTKEYRRWKNAKLTPRKLQKLMKELDKNYPAKREKLVGRDKEYELIMSSISFHVVQDKYIRELLKDAPPPKFFILKGASGTGKSLLAEVCIREGVMHGIRNCVNVQPIFVKGPEVFDPLYGQSARNLMAIFDKAFNTPSIIFIDEFESFGKKIDTAKAARVAEMEDLRVQSLFINNLRRLLDTSTRTILIAATNMYESIREDIRRRAFTIDLDQNITREMLLAILSSELKSHGWDYLNPEEVMITLEKGVSIYRQTQLTPFDIIDACNKVREKKIAPIRKSLFERLERKLTQKSDVKYKVSIEDFEAVARELRGYVEQEKSTEVMSAVLKIKPSITYDDVGGLFGIKEKIFKTISLSLRPELVNKFGWIPPKGFILWGEPGCGKTHISKAIARENGAEFFYAPAAQLLINAKWVGEPEKNVRDLFAIARKAAPSIIFFDEFDIIAGKRKGDPVGDRITAQILTELDGLQPLENVIVIAATNRLEAVDEAVLNRFEPNIIEVPLPRNDAERKDIIRIHLKHYIEHLDPEVTIDGVLKIIKKYRIVSPRVVAEIIRSANRLRTQEIIAAWELKKGDETHKSKVLKMFHDDIKRLCEVLNLSEEELIKNSIELTGENYKVKLYHFEKAAQQLEQDIDKELMDVQESAIFEEPETGVSYGLGTDPTGRRGIILIVECIINPNGDGKTIVTGASKSTIVGPTVIEDTSVIESATNVVEYIKKYVREKTGEDISKFDFVFEVVSPLEGASGLGVSGPSLGVAFSVAAISELAQIKVEPTVVMTGKGDIKGNVGPVGGVGWRGAGKFLAALKARKMKINKFLLPKWNYENSKDEWEILTEKNINVISIQKQLEAWLYSLNVTEEELINKLSLHIQSLKFKPVTYHEIKA
- a CDS encoding radical SAM protein, whose amino-acid sequence is MVKRKECKICGKKSELISSALNLCVNCIKEKPEETKPLILKTHEIIRAFYNFPSTPPKSSSGIQCDLCANECVIGVGEKSYCGLRTNVNGKLVSLSNTNKAVLHWYPDPHVTNCCSAWFCPAGTGTGYPKFAYTKGPELGYKNLAVFFYGCNFDCLFCQNASHKNIDFATTASLEEMSEIVKNDKKYSCICFFGGSPEPQLPFALAFSKKVIEENPDRIIRICFEWNGCGNKLLVKEAAEIAFKSGGNIKFDLKCFNENLSLALSGVSNKRAYENFELIAREFYHERKNLPVLTATTLLVPGYVDEEEVKNISEFISSLNPEIPYSLLVFHPDFMMQDLPITPKIQAVNCYKTAKKFLKNVYIGNIHLLGGLQSIEY
- a CDS encoding radical SAM protein — its product is MEEKIQTFRLITNNFFTRSLLKSISSYCEKDEKNRLEVGLELYSGIRNDACLKCKIAEKFLNLILKIGRNAFNVSEEEMKRTFADTYWRRGLSSVVKGLGLFGVTKPFTPGAPFQVVWEITSACNLKCKHCSANAGVGSNELNTEEALKAIDELDKFGITILAFSGGEPLIRKDFLKLAKYAADKGIYVAVATNATLITREKAKEMKEAGIEYVQISLDGATPETHDSFRGAPGTFNRTIEGIKNVVAEDFFVNVSTTVTKLNYREVPKILDLCEKLGVDWFMAYNFIPTGRGVNISELDLTPEEREELLKMLYERMQKSNVAMLSTAPQFARVSLEASCQSEALILSHFYSAKSREKIKGLAEFIGGCGAGRFYIAIKPDGTIQPCVFLPLVLGNIKNDNLEELWVTSKILKDLRNKDILKGHCGICEYRYYCGGCRARAYGYFNDYLAPDPGCINNKAFYTMLKKGIELASVVSR